The window TAAAGCTGTTATTTTTCACTCAATAGCTATAAATTTCTAACCTCTAGGCTGTAAACTGCTCATATGAAATATAATTGATAATCCCTGAATTGCAATGGTCTTGAACATATGGAACAAAATATCAACTGAACACCTACCATGTGATGAATATGGAACTATTACTTTCTGCACAAAAGCTTCAGTTGGAGGAAAATGATCATTGGTCCGGGATTAGTGGGATGCTTATTAATCTAATGGTTTGATTTTGTTCCACTCAGTGGTGTTATTTCCCCTATTTGGCTTACATTATGTGGTCACAGGGAGAGAGTACTGTGGAGTACTCACTTTCTGTAGAGAGATACTACTCTCTTAAATTGATGCAAGATTCCCAAAATACATGATTCATTGTGTATTTCAATTAAATCTAAATAACTCTTAACCCTTTGACAGTTATTATGTCAATGTTGGAGGTAAAAAGCTTACACAAATATATTCTAGTATTCAATGAGGTCATCTGGAGGAAATTTGGAAGggacaacttaaaaatatttgtcaagtcTTAAGTTTCCAGCAATCTCACCATTTCATATCATTTGCTTATCAATAATGTCTGCTCACTAGGTGAAAATTCAGACTGTATACAAGAAAACCATtcaattcttttttcctctttccaaaacCTCCCATAGAAAATCAAGAGGATGAATTTTATGCAAAATGTGATATGCAAAGATACAGGTTTGCACTATTCAGTATTATAGACTTATAAAATGTACATCACAAGAAAGTAATGATAAACATGAAAGATGGGTTTGTTTAATATGTTACCGTTACAAGTATAAGttgtcaaatttgaaggaaaTATAGAAATCCGCATAAATGTGTTTATAAGTGTACTggctgcagtggcacatgcctgccatCTCGGTTACTTGGAAGATTGATgcaagatgatcacaagttcagggtcatcctgggcaacttactgaggagaacctatctcaaaaaaaaaaaaaaaaagaaagagaaaaaagaaagaaaaaggaaaaaaaaaagggagggagccTATTGAggtagctcatggtagagcacttgcctgtcattTATGATTGAGTCCTTGGATTTGATACCCAGTactgaagacaaaacaaaacaaccaaccaaGCAAACAAATGTCCTCAGTCAATAaattataaactaaaataaaaaagtaaaacataaccTTCATGCTTGTGATCGAATGGACAGTACTGCTTTCTTGAAGGCCTCTTTGACGTCTTTAtttctcaggctgtagatgagAGGGTTGAGCAGAGGGTTGATGATGGTGTAGAACAGGGCGGCCACTTTGTCTGTCTCCTGGGAGTAGCTGGAAGTGGGCCTTGAGTACACGAAGAGCAAGGAGCCATAGAAGAGCATGACCGAGACCAGGTGGGAAGCACAGGTGGAGAATGCTTTAAATCTTCCTGAGGCTGAGCGGATCCTCAGGATGGCCAGGAGGATGTTGAAGTAGGAAACGAGAATGGCAAGAAGGCAGGAGAGGACAGTGAAGCCCACCATACTGGAAAGGATTATCACAGCTGCTCGAGTATCTGAACAGGAAATTTTTATCAAAGGTAGAACATCACAGAAAATGTGATCAATGACATTTTTGCCACAGAAACTCAACCGGAAAGTATTGGCAGTATGGGCTGCAGCATTTAAAACTCCGCCTATGTAGGAGCCAGCAACAAGACCCATGCAGAGAGAAGAGGACATGATACCTGAATAAAGCAATGGATTGCAGATTGCTACGTggcggtcataggccatggctGCTAGGAGGTAGCACTCAGTGTAGGCtgcaaaacaggaaaagaaaaactgagccCCACATCCAGCCAAGGAAATGCGCCTATCATCTGAGATACAGTTGGCCAAGAGTTTAGGGGTATACACAAAGGTATACCAG of the Sciurus carolinensis chromosome 11, mSciCar1.2, whole genome shotgun sequence genome contains:
- the LOC124959090 gene encoding olfactory receptor 9G4-like yields the protein MEVGNRTLLTEFILVGISADPRWQLILFAIFLMLYLLTLSGNMSLVILIRIDSKLHTPMYFFIGSLSLLDFWYTFVYTPKLLANCISDDRRISLAGCGAQFFFSCFAAYTECYLLAAMAYDRHVAICNPLLYSGIMSSSLCMGLVAGSYIGGVLNAAAHTANTFRLSFCGKNVIDHIFCDVLPLIKISCSDTRAAVIILSSMVGFTVLSCLLAILVSYFNILLAILRIRSASGRFKAFSTCASHLVSVMLFYGSLLFVYSRPTSSYSQETDKVAALFYTIINPLLNPLIYSLRNKDVKEAFKKAVLSIRSQA